A stretch of Aedes aegypti strain LVP_AGWG chromosome 2, AaegL5.0 Primary Assembly, whole genome shotgun sequence DNA encodes these proteins:
- the LOC5576086 gene encoding uncharacterized protein LOC5576086, with protein sequence MEVMEEGNLMDRIPILLQRDLQYYEANQKVLQENICPGVVGGKLDFPRSASFASVKIVVWLEDEYFAAYRKNSGLLHLSDVLQDHQGKETDEAAGCGGIVKSSDPEKFVLLVVKSVDNLLEHIHTLSQEALDHADLTVLTATIGAAALVKNSLFVWLGCVTKNVCPPKGDEKGGSLKMSYKQFSEMTEALAERLLDLHCRLLTLYIIQDADCLHWESQHPFFESERGSYTIQMWWLYMQGTKQDLWNSVPPTMAQRVFAGMLNETLTVLTVRYTQTVPSRARSMLLLVDVSNILLCVGELLPAICENGEGFVGLNITNQSKIIRDIHSKCQELFCCLLLRGVPLGVLYKITKKGINSIAMFNQRQGLITPWTIFALPKLFPTNQNGHWATRCSELPTNTALSLELKVLLAAPQANWWLLLKVLLMREAHLSSMIFHHLIKNLPTCDNYIPSSKQPSINRESMSKQCEGFLCGMECNDIVQWSLEQKDPIGQTNYQVLMGLTYIVIMAGKTSDVNKTLISALEKSKLNDWACCLDRRQVWNQKRPPWLEAILHLIYPILNPIIHMLVSAVQTTASIYQAMSLSLSCFSEMWDCIPDCLYTVVSCLTEILPAEIRPLGDSVLIQLLYMALYSKLLEASESEAEAEMKEQKENKDSTTPPTPAMEGPVSTINMKPRSVICQTLAEAICFIDEDNKHTDQINSLINQARESQRSTNTLDNDMEEAVGLSFASTSKIDELDAFIHPSPSVRSEEEFDVENAEYIAEMLVSDVLMTGVGKLSMKMIYQYIRKNIEWILQQLGVSDVQVNPLQPSPGQNIKENQQSLIDIMFHIGNQSFDQLLSGQLDIDYNSWFQTPMSMSAEKAWLQVSQRWEFQPSAKLSVHEALMVSFITSQLKP encoded by the exons ATGGAGGTTATGGAAGAAGGCAATCTTATGGACAGGATTCCGATCCTGCTCCAGCGAGATTTGCAGTATTACGAG GCTAACCAAAAAGTGCTACAGGAGAATATCTGTCCCGGAGTGGTCGGCGGCAAGTTGGACTTCCCCCGGTCGGCATCCTTTGCATCGGTTAAGATAGTTGTCTGGTTGGAGGACGAGTATTTTGCTGCTTACAGGAAGAACTCGGGACTACTACATCTAAGCGATGTGCTCCAGGACCACCAGGGGAAGGAAACCGACGAAGCGGCCGGATGTGGCGGTATAGTTAAGTCTTCGGATCCGGAGAAGTTTGTACTGTTGGTGGTCAAATCGGTGGACAACCTGCTGGAACACATCCACACGCTGTCCCAGGAAGCTCTGGATCACGCTGACCTAACTGTGCTGACGGCTACTATAGGCGCCGCCGCACTGGTCAAGAATAGCCTCTTCGTATGGCTAGGCTGCGTCACCAAGAACGTCTGCCCACCCAAGGGCGACGAGAAGGGTGGGTCGCTGAAGATGAGCTACAAGCAATTCTCGGAAATGACGGAAGCCTTAGCTGAGCGGTTGCTTGATCTGCACTGTCGACTGCTGACGCTGTACATCATCCAAGACGCGGATTGTCTTCACTGGGAAAGTCAGCATCCATTCTTCGAATCGGAACGTGGTTCTTATACCATCCAGATGTGGTGGCTGTACATGCAGGGAACCAAACAGGACCTGTGGAACTCTGTTCCACCGACGATGGCTCAACGGGTGTTTGCCGGAATGCTGAATGAAACTCTCACGGTTCTAACAGTTCGCTACACGCAGACCGTGCCAAGTCGAGCACGATCTATGCTTCTGCTGGTGGACGTTTCAAATATCTTGCTCTGCGTTGGTGAGCTTCTACCGGCAATTTGCGAGAACGGTGAAGGATTCGTTGGGCTCAACATCACTAACCAAAGCAAGATCATTCGAGATATTCATTCCAAGTGTCAGGAACTGTTCTGTTGTTTGCTGCTCCGCGGTGTACCCCTCGGGGTACTCTACAAG ATTACCAAGAAGGGCATAAATTCGATCGCCATGTTCAACCAACGTCAAGGACTGATCACTCCTTGGACGATCTTCGCCTTGCCGAAGCTATTCCCTACAAATCAAAATGGACACTGGGCAACTCGTTGTTCAGAGTTGCCGACCAATACGGCACTGTCATTGGAGTTGAAAGTGCTACTGGCAGCTCCTCAGGCGAACTGGTGGCTACTGCTGAAGGTTCTTTTGATGCGCGAAGCGCACCTATCTTCAATGATATTCCATCATCTGATCAAGAACTTGCCGACGTGCGATAACTACATCCCTAGCTCTAAACAACCGTCGATCAATCGCGAGAGCATGTCAAAGCAGTGCGAAGGATTCCTTTGTGGTATGGAATGTAATGACATTGTCCAATGGTCATTGGAGCAAAAAG ATCCGATCGGTCAAACCAACTATCAAGTCCTGATGGGTTTGACGTACATTGTAATCATGGCCGGTAAGACGTCCGACGTCAACAAGACGCTCATCTCTGCTCTGGAGAAAAGCAAGTTAAATGACTGGGCGTGTTGCCTGGACCGACGCCAAGTTTGGAACCAGAAGCGCCCTCCATGGTTGGAGGCCATCCTTCATCTGATCTACCCAATTTTGAACCCGATCATTCACATGTTGGTCTCGGCGGTTCAAACCACAGCAAGCATCTACCAAGCCATGTCGCTGTCGTTGTCCTGCTTCTCGGAAATGTGGGACTGCATTCCGGACTGCCTCTACACGGTGGTTAGCTGCTTGACGGAAATCCTACCGGCCGAGATCAGACCTCTGGGTGATTCGGTTCTCATACAGCTACTGTACATGGCCCTCTACTCGAAATTGCTGGAAGCATCAGAGAGTGAAGCCGAAGCAGAGATGAAAGAACAAAAGGAGAACAAGGATAGCACCACTCCACCAACCCCGGCAATGGAAGGTCCGGTATCGACGATCAACATGAAACCGCGATCGGTCATATGTCAAACACTGGCCGAGGCGATCTGCTTTATCGACGAGGACAACAAACACACCGATCAGATCAACTCCCTCATCAACCAGGCTCGCGAAAGCCAACGGTCTACCAATACGCTGGACAACGACATGGAAGAGGCTGTTGGGTTGAGCTTTGCGAGCACTTCGAAGATTGACGAACTGGACGCGTTCATCCATCCTTCGCCGAGTGTTCGCTCCGAGGAGGAGTTTGACGTGGAGAACGCAGAATACATTGCTGAAATGTTGGTGAGCGACGTCCTGATGACGGGTGTTGGAAAGCTGAGCATGAAG ATGATCTACCAATACATACGGAAGAACATCGAGTGGATTCTGCAGCAACTGGGGGTCAGTGACGTCCAGGTCAATCCACTGCAGCCCAGTCCGGGGCAGAACATCAAGGAAAACCAACAGAGCTTGATCGACATCATGTTCCACATCGGGAATCAGTCGTTTGATCAACTGCTGAGCGGCCAGCTAGACATCGACTACAACAGTTGGTTCCAGACGCCGATGTCGATGAGTGCGGAAAAGGCCTGGCTGCAGGTTTCGCAGCGTTGGGAGTTTCAGCCGAGCGCGAAGCTTTCCGTCCACGAAGCGCTCATGGTGTCGTTTATCACGTCACAGCTGAAACCTTGA